From Mercenaria mercenaria strain notata chromosome 17, MADL_Memer_1, whole genome shotgun sequence, the proteins below share one genomic window:
- the LOC123535584 gene encoding Bardet-Biedl syndrome 2 protein homolog, with protein MLVPIFTLNFKHKVNPHMVTIGKYDGIHCSLTCATTAGKVIVHSPHNRNQPGRNAEGDLALLSINQQISSVSAGKLNPNIQNDVLAVGTQTNLMVYDVEKNTDLFYKDTPDGSNAVVIGKLGDIPSTMAIVGGNCSIQGYDMEGNENFWTVTGDNVCSLTLLDFTNNSQNELIVGSEDYDIRVFREDEIIAEMTETEAITCLCPMESSKFGYALANGTVGVYERSSRYWRIKSKNQAITITSFDLDSDGVPELITGWSNGKIDARSDRSGEVIFKDNFPNAVAGVVQGDYRQDGGQQLICVSTEGEVRGYNAASEELRGNLMDTNMEQETIRDLSQRKQNLMLELRNYEENQKAGVAASGVLSARAQQAGGGPVSADRPFPAGVEYEQSEMGVIPASTQLQTTLSVNPGDEKNPAHVELIVATTNDTVVRAVLIFAEGIFEGESHVVHPNASALSNCVRVPIVPPKDIPVDLHIKAFIGYRNCSQYHVFELTRQLPRFSMYILCGEDQEEAKGTCTFQVNERVQRIVMWINQNFLLQEDVQVDANGCINFAFLSLRATGPFHFKMDTSGTIILKTDDMDLAGDVVQALANFLNLDDLHTTIDYPDEMERLREVLVKVDEYHAVRQKLTAEMADHSNLIRSLVVRAEDARLMGDMGNMKKGYTELYNMNRDLINGYKIRCGNHQELLAALKQVNLIIQKAGRMRVGKYKTQVVNACRAAIKNNNVNALFKIIKTGGS; from the exons ATGTTGGTTCCAATTTTCACCCTTAACTTCAAGCACAAAGTCAACCCGCACATGGTCACCATAGGGAAGTATGATGGTATACATTGTTCCCTAACATGTGCTACAACAGCTGGAAAG GTGATTGTACACAGTCCACACAACAGGAACCAGCCTGGTCGTAATGCTGAAGGAGACCTAGCTTTACTCAGTATAAATCAACAGATATCCTCAGTCAGTGCAGGAAAACTCAACCCAAATATACAAAATGATGTCCTTGCAGTAGGAACACAGACAAACCTTATGGTGTATGATGTAGAGAAAAATACTGATCTCTTCTATAAAGAT ACCCCTGATGGATCCAATGCAGTTGTAATAGGTAAACTTGGAGACATACCATCCACCATGGCCATTGTTGGAGGTAACTGCTCTATACAGGGATACGACATGGAAGGCAATGAAAACTTCTGGACG GTGACTGGTGACAATGTGTGTTCCTTGACGCTTCTTGACTTCACAAATAATTCACAAAATGAg cTGATAGTTGGCTCAGAAGATTATGATATACGTGTGTTCAGGGAAGATGAGATTATTGCAGAAATGACAGAGACAGAG GCTATTACATGTTTATGTCCCATGGAGTCCTCAAAGTTTGGTTATGCACTGGCCAATGGAACAGTTGGTGTGTATGAGAGGAGTTCTCGGTACTGGAGAATAAAG TCCAAGAACCAAGCTATTACAATAACCAGTTTTGACCTGGACTCTGATGGAGTTCCTGAACTCATTACAGGATGGAGTAATGGAAAG ATTGATGCTAGAAGTGATagatcaggggaggtaattttCAAGGACAACTTTCCAAATGCAGTAGCTGGAGTTGTACAG GGAGATTACAGACAGGATGGAGGACAACAACTGATCTGTGTATCAACAGAAGGAGAAG TGCGAGGTTACAATGCAGCCTCAGAGGAATTGAGAGGAAACTTGATGGACACAAACATGGAACAGGAGACAATCCGAGATCTCAGCCAGAGAAAACAG AACCTTATGCTTGAGTTGAGAAACTATGAAGAGAATCAGAAGGCGGGTGTGGCAGCATCAGGTGTTCTCAGTGCACGTGCACAGCAGGCTGGGGGAGGTCCTGTATCTGCTGACAGACCTTTCCCAGCAGGTGTTGAATACGAGCAGTCAGAGATGGGAGTCATACCT GCTTCTACCCAGTTACAGACTACCCTATCAGTGAACCCAGGAGATGAAAAAAATCCT GCTCATGTAGAGTTGATAGTAGCAACAACAAATG ATACAGTTGTTAGAGCAGTCCTTATATTTGCTGAAGGAATATTTGAAGGAGAAAGTCATGTTGT ACATCCAAATGCTAGTGCATTGAGCAACTGTGTACGGGTACCTATAGTGCCACCTAAAGATATTCCAGTTGATCTACATATAAAAGCTTTTATTGGATATAGGAATTG CTCGCAGTACCATGTATTTGAGTTAACAAGACAGTTACCACGGTTTTCTATGTATATATTGTGTGGTGAAGATCAGGAAGAGGCAAAGGGCACGTGTACATTCCAAGTTAACGAGAGGGTTCAAAGG ATTGTGATGTGGATCAACCAGAACTTCCTGTTACAGGAAGATGTTCAGGTGGATGCTAATGGCTGTATCAACTTTGCTTTTTTGTCGTTACGAGCGACTGGGCCATTCCACTTCAAAATGGACACTTCTGGAACT ATCATATTAAAGACAGATGACATGGATTTGGCCGGTGATGTGGTACAAGCACTTGCTAACTTTCTCAATCTAGATGATCTACATACAACTATAGACTATCCAGATGAAATGGAGAGACTTAGAGAAGTTCTTGTTAAG GTAGATGAGTATCATGCAGTAAGACAGAAGTTGACAGCAGAGATGGCCGATCATTCTAACTTGATACGTAGTCTTGTAGTCCGAGCTGAAGATGCTAGACTTATGGGCGATAT GGGTAACATGAAGAAAGGTTATACAGAGTTATACAACATGAATCGTGACTTGATCAATGGGTACAAGATACGGTGTGGCAATCATCAAGAGTTGTTGGCAGCTCTCAAACAAGTCAATCTCATCATACAGAAAGCAGGCAGAATGAGAG TGGGGAAATACAAGACACAGGTTGTGAATGCATGTAGAGCAGCCATCAAAAACAACAACGTTAATGCACTTTTCAAGATTATCAAGACTGGAGGCAGCTGA